Proteins encoded together in one Sinorhizobium sp. B11 window:
- a CDS encoding type IV secretion system protein translates to MYEVFSFVDGQFKAPLENFISSGTSNIANWASGPLTAALTLYVVLYGYLVLRGSLQEPILEFAFRAMKLAIIVMLVRNASDYQTYVTNIFFDALPRELSQALNSGTAPSASTFDSLLDKGQKCAYEIWSRGSWPVDIVTGVGGMLVIGASFLVAAIGYIVSLYARLALAIVLAIGPIFIALAMFQSTRRFTESWIGQLANFVILQVLVVAIGSLLITCIDTTFTAIEGYSDVLMRPIALCAICIAALYVFYQLPGIASALAAGGASLTYGYGAARDAHESTLAWSASHTVMAIGRGTRAVGRRLTPNRTE, encoded by the coding sequence ATGTATGAGGTGTTCAGCTTCGTCGACGGCCAGTTCAAGGCACCGCTCGAGAACTTCATTTCTTCCGGCACTTCGAACATTGCCAATTGGGCTAGCGGTCCACTGACAGCGGCGCTGACACTGTATGTCGTGCTCTACGGCTACCTCGTGCTGCGCGGCTCCCTGCAGGAACCGATCCTTGAATTCGCCTTTCGCGCAATGAAGCTTGCGATCATCGTCATGCTGGTGAGGAACGCCAGCGACTATCAGACTTATGTGACGAATATCTTCTTCGACGCGCTACCGCGTGAGTTATCGCAGGCGCTGAACTCTGGGACGGCGCCGAGCGCATCGACCTTCGATAGTCTGCTTGATAAGGGGCAAAAATGCGCTTACGAGATCTGGTCGCGCGGCTCATGGCCGGTCGATATTGTGACTGGTGTCGGTGGAATGCTGGTAATCGGCGCGAGTTTCCTTGTGGCGGCCATCGGCTACATCGTCTCGCTCTATGCGCGACTGGCGCTCGCCATCGTGCTGGCGATCGGTCCGATCTTCATCGCGCTCGCCATGTTTCAATCGACACGCCGCTTTACCGAATCCTGGATCGGTCAGCTTGCGAATTTTGTGATCCTCCAGGTCTTGGTCGTTGCGATCGGCTCGCTGCTCATCACCTGCATCGACACGACCTTTACCGCCATCGAGGGTTACAGCGACGTGCTGATGCGGCCGATCGCGCTTTGCGCCATCTGCATCGCCGCTCTCTACGTCTTTTATCAATTGCCCGGGATCGCGTCGGCTCTCGCCGCCGGCGGCGCATCCCTGACCTACGGCTATGGTGCAGCACGAGACGCGCATGAAAGCACACTCGCCTGGTCTGCCTCGCACACCGTCATGGCCATCGGCCGCGGAACCCGCGCCGTCGGCCGCCGGCTCACCCCGAACCGGACGGAATGA
- a CDS encoding virB8 family protein, with product MVNTDSLKSYFEKARRFDQDRLIQVERSARIAWFVATCASIIAAVSVFAIAGLTPLKTVEPFVVRVDKSTGIVDVVSALTSTAGTYDEAVTKYFAAKYVRSREGFVSSEAEDNFRTVALLSTQPEQTRFAATYRGSNPDSPQNIYGRSATSRINVVSISLINAKVASVRYMRTVTRGEEVRTTHWVATLTFSYVNAPMSSTDRLVNPLGFVVSDYRADAEAIN from the coding sequence ATGGTGAACACTGACAGTCTTAAAAGCTATTTCGAGAAGGCTCGCCGGTTCGATCAGGACCGGTTGATCCAGGTCGAGCGCTCCGCCCGCATCGCGTGGTTCGTTGCGACTTGCGCCAGCATCATCGCCGCCGTCTCCGTCTTCGCCATCGCCGGGCTCACGCCATTAAAGACGGTCGAACCCTTCGTCGTGCGCGTCGACAAGTCGACGGGCATCGTTGATGTGGTTTCCGCACTGACCTCGACTGCCGGCACCTATGACGAGGCGGTGACGAAGTATTTCGCGGCCAAATATGTTCGCTCTCGCGAAGGCTTTGTGTCAAGCGAGGCGGAAGACAACTTCCGGACCGTGGCACTCCTGTCGACGCAGCCTGAGCAGACTCGTTTCGCCGCCACGTACCGCGGCAGCAATCCGGATTCCCCGCAGAATATCTATGGCCGAAGCGCGACATCGCGGATCAACGTCGTCTCGATCTCGCTGATCAACGCGAAGGTGGCATCAGTCCGCTATATGCGCACGGTCACGCGCGGTGAGGAAGTGCGCACCACGCATTGGGTGGCAACGCTCACCTTTTCCTACGTTAACGCTCCGATGTCGTCCACTGATCGGCTGGTCAACCCTCTGGGTTTCGTCGTCAGCGACTATCGCGCCGATGCGGAGGCAATCAATTGA